A DNA window from Corvus cornix cornix isolate S_Up_H32 chromosome 13, ASM73873v5, whole genome shotgun sequence contains the following coding sequences:
- the CLTB gene encoding clathrin light chain B isoform X1: MADDFGFFSSSEGAGAEEDPAAAFLAQQESEIAGIENDEGFGPTDGEAAAAPGGQGAPPEQGFQNGGATVNGDVFQESNGPTDAYAAIAKADRLTQEPESIRKWREEQKKRLEELDAASKVTEQEWREKAKKDLEEWNLRQNEQMEKNRANNRIADKAFYQQPDADVIGYVASEEAFLKESKEETPGSEWEKVAQLCDFNPKSSKQSKDVSRMRSVLISLKQTPLSR; this comes from the exons ATGGCCGACGACTTCGGCTTCTTTTCCTCATCTGAGGGCGCCGGCGCCGAGGAGGACCCGGCCGCCGCCTTTCTGGCCCAGCAGGAGAGCGAGATCGCTGGCATCGAGAACGATGAGGGCTTTGGGCCGACCGACGGCGAggcggccgccgccccgggcGGGCAGGGGGCCCCACCGGAACAGG GTTTCCAGAATGGAGGAGCCACTGTCAATGGAGATGTCTTTCAG GAGTCCAACGGCCCCACGGATGCCTACGCAGCCATAGCCAAGGCTGACCGGCTGACCCAGGAACCCGAGAGCATCCGCAAGTGGAGGGAGGAGCAGAAGAAGcgcctggaggagctgg ATGCGGCATCGAAGGTGACTGAGCAGGAATGGCGTGAGAAGGCCAAGAAGGACCTGGAAGAGTGGAACCTGCGTCAGAATGAGCAGATGGAGAAGAACCGAGCAAACAACAG GATCGCTGACAAAGCCTTTTACCAGCAGCCGGACGCCGATGTCATTGGCTACGT ggcctcGGAGGAAGCATTCCTGAAGGAGTCCAAGGAGGAGACCCCAGGCTCTGAGTGGGAGAAGGTGGCCCAGCTGTGTGATTTCAACCCCAAGAGCAGCAAGCAGAGCAAGGATGTCTCTCGGATGCGCTCGGTGCTCATCTCCCTCAAACAGACGCCCCTGTCCCGTTAG
- the NOP16 gene encoding nucleolar protein 16 has product MPKAKGKSRRHKYSYNLNRKRLYRSARRRAAPRIACSHIRHAWDPHKSVAQNLAEMGLAEDPNKAVPIPKKLLGMEVESDGQQLGKKIVRKPYVVNEMELEASLPEKKSNTLSRDLIDYVRYMIQNHGENYKEMARDEKNYYQDTPKQIKRKINVYKNFYPEEYKNFIASLKPEKMEVQ; this is encoded by the exons ATGCCGAAGGCCAAGGGGAAGAGCCGGCGGCACAAATACTCCTACAACCTCAACCGCAAGCGCCTCTAccgcagcgcccgccgccgcgccgcaCCCCGCATCGCCTG CTCGCACATCCGCCATGCCTGGGACCCGCACAAGTCGGTGGCGCAGAACCTGGCCGAGATGGGCCTGGCCGAGGACCCCAACAAGGCTGTCCCCATTCCGAAGAAGCTGTTG GGGATGGAAGTGGAAAGCGACGGACAGCAgctaggaaagaaaatagtGCGGAAGCCGTACGTGGTGAATG AGATGGAATTGGAGGCCAGCCTCCCTGAGAAGAAGTCGAACACACTCTCACGAGACCTCATTGACTATGTACGATACATGATCCAGAACCATGGGGAGAACTACAAG GAAATGGCTCGGGATGAGAAGAACTACTACCAGGATACTCCcaaacagattaaaagaaaGATCAATGTGTACAAGAATTTCTATCCCGAGGAGTACAAGAATTTCATTGCATCACTCAAGCCAGAAAAAATGGAAGTGCAATGA
- the KIAA1191 gene encoding putative monooxygenase p33MONOX isoform X2 → MSLPLGVPRRAFSYDDALEDTAPMTPPPADLCASVLWKQPVIPERKYQELSKDEEGDADMKPVITPSSSTESVNKVPVVKAKATHIIMNSLITKQTQESIQRFEQQAGLREAGYTPHKGLTTEETKYHRVAEAVHNLKMQNGETTKDDKQNSSAQSTPSSTPHSSPRHRNRGWFSQGSSISITGSDFAMEGGGDRLPSERWSFFGPKAVQKSASDAGGFTIQSYKGAQKPSPMELMRAQATRMSEDPVTFKPPKMDIPGTDGRKQSPRSHNIKPRDLNVLTPTGF, encoded by the exons ATGTCGCTGCCCCTCGGCGTCCCACGCCGCGCCTTCAGCTACGATGATGCTCTGGAGGACACGGCGCCCATGACGCCGCCGCCCGCCGATCTGTGTGCCAGCGTCCTCTGGAAGCAGCCGGTCATCCCCGAGCGCAAGTACCAGGAGCTCTCGAAG GATGAGGAAGGGGATGCCGACATGAAACCAGTCATAACTCCTTCATCGTCCACAGAAAGTGTGAACAAGGTGCCTGTGGTGAAGGCCAAGGCCACTCACATCATCATGAACTCCCTGATCACAA AGCAGACTCAGGAGAGCATCCAGCGCTttgagcagcaggcagggctgagggaagCTGGCTACACACCCCACAAAGGCCTCACCACTGAGGAGACCAAGTACCACCGAGTGGCTGAGGCAGTCCAC AACCTAAAAATGCAGAATGGAGAGACGACAAAAGATGACAAACAGAATTCTTCTGCTCAGTCCACTCCAAGCAGCACCCCTCACTCCTCCCCCAGGCATAGAAACAG gGGTTGGTTTAGTCAGGGATCCTCTATTTCTATCACTGGCTCAGACTTTGCTATGGAAGGTGGTGGGGACAGATTGCCATCTGAAAGATGGAGCTTTTTTGGACCTAAAGCTGTCCAGAAATCCGCCAGTGATGCAG gaGGATTTACCATTCAGTCCTATAAGGGTGCCCAGAAGCCATCCCCAATGGAGCTGATGCGTGCACAGGCTACAAGGATGTCAGAGGATCCAGTCACCTTCAAGCCACCCAAAATGGACATTCCAGGCACAGATGGGAGGAAACAATCTCCACGTTCCCACAATATCAAACCTCGGGATCTGAACGTGCTCACTCCCACTGGGTTCTAG
- the RNF44 gene encoding RING finger protein 44 isoform X2, translating to MLHPAAHPPHQNPFMVDLHDQVHQGPVPLSYTVTTVTTQGFPIHAGQHIPGCSTQQLPACSVMFSGQHYPLCCLPPPLIQACAMQQLPVSYQTFPPIISSDHYILHPPPPPVPPHQPPHMAPLGQFVPLQAQHPRMPLQRIDNDVDLRGEQHPIAGFTYPPSHHAPTLSPSMPLHYLPHDPLHQELPFGVPYPHMMPRRLNTQRYRLQQALPPPPPPPPPPPYYPSFLPYFLSMLPVSPTAVGPTISLDLDVDDVEMENYEALLNLAERLGEAKPRGLTKADIEHLPSYRFNPESHQSEQTLCVVCFSDFEARQLLRVLPCNHEFHAKCVDKWLKANRTCPICRADASEVQREAD from the exons ATGCTTCACCCAGCCGCTCACCCGCCCCACCAGAACCCATTCATGGTGGATCTGCATGACCAG GTGCACCAGGGACCTGTCCCTCTCTCCTACACGGTTACCACCGTAACGACGCAAGGCTTCCCCATCCACGCTGGCCAGCACATCCCTGggtgcagcacccagcagctcccagcatgCTCAGTGATGTTCAGTGGACAGCACTACCcgctctgctgcctcccaccccCG CTGATTCAGGCATGTGCCATGCAACAACTTCCCGTCTCCTACCAGACATTCCCCCCCATCATCTCCAGCGACCATTACATCCTGCACCCACCCCCGCCACCAGTGCCCCCCCACCAGCCGCCCCACATGGCCCCCCTGGGGCAGTTTGTACCTCTCCAAGCCCAGCATCCACGCATG CCTCTGCAGAGGATAGACAATGACGTGGACCTGCGAGGGGAGCAGCACCCCATCGCAGGCTTCACGTACCCTCCGTCTCACCACGCTCCCACACTGTCGCCCTCCATGCCGCTGCATTACCTCCCCCACGACCCGCTGCACCAAGAACTGCCATTTGGCGTG CCATACCCCCATATGATGCCCCGGCGGCTGAACACCCAGCGGTACCGGCTGCAACAGGCGCTGCCCCCACCGCCACCCCCTCCGCCGCCTCCTCCGTACTATCCGAGCTTCCTGCCCTATTTCCT TTCTATGCTTCCTGTGTCGCCAACGGCCGTGGGGCCCACGATCAGCTTAGACCTGGACGTGGATGACGTAGAGATGGAGAATTATGAG gcactgctgaaCTTGGCCGAGCGGCTGGGGGAGGCCAAGCCACGGGGACTCACCAAAGCAGACATCGAGCACCTCCCATCCTACCGCTTCAACCCTGAGAGCCACCAGTCTGAGCAGACCCT GTGCGTCGTGTGCTTCAGCGACTTCGAGGCCCGGCAGCTTCTCCGCGTCCTGCCCTGCAACCACGAGTTCCACGCCAAGTGTGTCGACAAATGGTTAAAG GCGAACCGCACGTGCCCGATCTGCCGGGCGGACGCGTCGGAGGTGCAGCGGGAGGCGGACTGA
- the HIGD2A gene encoding HIG1 domain family member 2A, mitochondrial — protein sequence MTAGPPPPLEPSPLPTFAEEGFGEKFLRKTRENPLVPLGCLCTVGVLTYGLISFKKGNTRRSQMMMRARVVAQGFTFAALLGGMVATAIKSRQ from the exons ATGACggccgggccgcccccgccgctgGAGCCCAGCCCGCTGCCCACGTTCGCTGAAGAGGGATTCGGGGAGAAGTTCCTGCGCAAGACCCGCGAGAACCCCCTGGTGCCCCTCG GCTGCCTGTGCACCGTCGGCGTCCTGACCTACGGACTGATCAGCTTCAAGAAAGGCAACACTCGGCGCTCCCAGATGATGATGCGGGCGCGTGTCGTGGCCCAGGGCTTCACCTTCGCCGCCCTGCTGGGAGGCATGGTGGCCACGGCCATCAAATCCCGACAGTGA
- the FAF2 gene encoding FAS-associated factor 2 yields MAAPEERELTAEQTEKLLQFQDLTGIESMDQCRHTLEQHNWNIEAAVQDRLNEQEGVPSVFNPPPLRPLQVNTADHRIYSYVVSRPQPRGLLGWGYYFIMLPFRFTYYTLLDIFRFALRFIRPDPRSRVTDPVGDIISFIHMFEEKYGRTHPVFYQGTYSQALNDAKRELRFLLVYLHGDDHQDTDEFCRNTLCAPEVITLINTRMLFWACSTNKPEGYRVSQALRENTYPFLAVIMLKDRRMTVVGRLEGLIQADDLINQLMFIMDANQTYLVSERLEREERNQTQVLRQQQDEAYLASLRADQEKERKKKEERERKKKKEEEVQQQKLAEERRRQTLQEEKERKSECLPPEPHPDDPESVKIIFKLPNDSRVERRFHFTQSLTVIHDFLFSLKESPEKFQIEANFPRRVLPCLPTEEWPNPPTLQEAGLSHTEVLFVQDLTDD; encoded by the exons ATGGCGGCGCCTGAGGAACGGGAGCTGACGGCGGAACAGACCgagaagctgctgcagttccAG GACTTGACTGGCATAGAGTCCATGGACCAATGTCGCCACACGCTGGAGCAGCACAACTGGAACATAGAG GCAGCTGTGCAGGACCGACTGAATGAGCAAGAGGGTGTCCCAAGTGTCTTTAATCCTCCTCCACTGCGGCCGTTGCAGGTCAATACAGCTGACCACAGGATCTACAGCTACGTTGTCTCAAGGCCACAGCCAAGG GGCTTGTTAGGATGGGGTTACTACTTCATAATGCTTCCATTCCGATTTACCTATTACACGTTACTTGATATATTTAG GTTTGCTCTGCGTTTTATACGCCCTGATCCTCGTAGTCGGGTCACTGACCCAGTGGGTGACATTATTTCGTTTATTCATAtgtttgaggaaaaatatgGGAGGACACACCCTGTCTTCTACCAGGGAACTTACAGCCAG GCACTGAATGATGCCAAGCGGGAGCTGCGCTTCCTGTTGGTTTATCTTCATGGAGATGACCACCAAGACACAGATGAGTTCTGCCG CAATACACTGTGTGCACCTGAGGTCATCACCCTCATCAACACTAGAATGCTCTTCTGGGCTTGCTCAACCAATAAACCAGAGGGATACAGAG TGTCCCAGGCTCTGCGGGAGAACACGTACCCGTTCCTGGCTGTGATCATGCTCAAGGACCGCAGGATGACCGTGGTTGGGCGGCTGGAAGGCCTCATCCAGGCTGATGACCTCATCAACCAGCTGATGTTTATCATGGATGCCAACCAGACATACCTGGTGTCCGAGCGCCTGGAAAG GGAAGAGAGGAACCAAACCCAAgtcctgaggcagcagcaggacgaGGCATATCTGGCATCCTTGCGTGCAGACCAGGAAAAAGAGCGCAAGAAGAAGGAGGAAcgggagaggaagaagaagaaggaggaggaagtgcAGCAGCAAAAACTGGCAGAGGAGAGACGGCGGCAG AcactgcaggaggagaaggaacGGAAGTCGGAATGCCTCCCTCCAGAGCCACATCCTGACGACCCGGAGAGCGTCAAGATCATTTTCAAGCTGCCTAATGATTCCAGAGTGGAGCGGCGATTCCACTTCACACAGTCACTGACG GTGATCCACGACTTCCTGTTCTCCTTGAAAGAAAGCCCTGAGAAGTTCCAGATTGAGGCCAACTTCCCTCGCCgtgtcctgccctgcctccctACAGAGGAGTGGCCCAACCCCCCCACGCTGCAGGAGGCCGGACTCAGCCACACGGAAGTCCTCTTTGTGCAGGACCTCACGGACGATTGa
- the KIAA1191 gene encoding putative monooxygenase p33MONOX isoform X1, translating to MSSGQPDAPGKVPPALPAGLGRARRRALSAALSPQRWSRAVGARSGRMSLPLGVPRRAFSYDDALEDTAPMTPPPADLCASVLWKQPVIPERKYQELSKDEEGDADMKPVITPSSSTESVNKVPVVKAKATHIIMNSLITKQTQESIQRFEQQAGLREAGYTPHKGLTTEETKYHRVAEAVHNLKMQNGETTKDDKQNSSAQSTPSSTPHSSPRHRNRGWFSQGSSISITGSDFAMEGGGDRLPSERWSFFGPKAVQKSASDAGGFTIQSYKGAQKPSPMELMRAQATRMSEDPVTFKPPKMDIPGTDGRKQSPRSHNIKPRDLNVLTPTGF from the exons ATGAGCTCTGGGCAGCCCGACGCTCCCGGTAAGGTTCCCCCCGCTCTCCCTGCCGGCCTCGGtcgggcgcggcggcgggcgctgaGTGCTGCGCTCTCTCCGCAGCGCTGGAGCCGGGCGGTGGGGGCCCGCTCGGGCAGGATGTCGCTGCCCCTCGGCGTCCCACGCCGCGCCTTCAGCTACGATGATGCTCTGGAGGACACGGCGCCCATGACGCCGCCGCCCGCCGATCTGTGTGCCAGCGTCCTCTGGAAGCAGCCGGTCATCCCCGAGCGCAAGTACCAGGAGCTCTCGAAG GATGAGGAAGGGGATGCCGACATGAAACCAGTCATAACTCCTTCATCGTCCACAGAAAGTGTGAACAAGGTGCCTGTGGTGAAGGCCAAGGCCACTCACATCATCATGAACTCCCTGATCACAA AGCAGACTCAGGAGAGCATCCAGCGCTttgagcagcaggcagggctgagggaagCTGGCTACACACCCCACAAAGGCCTCACCACTGAGGAGACCAAGTACCACCGAGTGGCTGAGGCAGTCCAC AACCTAAAAATGCAGAATGGAGAGACGACAAAAGATGACAAACAGAATTCTTCTGCTCAGTCCACTCCAAGCAGCACCCCTCACTCCTCCCCCAGGCATAGAAACAG gGGTTGGTTTAGTCAGGGATCCTCTATTTCTATCACTGGCTCAGACTTTGCTATGGAAGGTGGTGGGGACAGATTGCCATCTGAAAGATGGAGCTTTTTTGGACCTAAAGCTGTCCAGAAATCCGCCAGTGATGCAG gaGGATTTACCATTCAGTCCTATAAGGGTGCCCAGAAGCCATCCCCAATGGAGCTGATGCGTGCACAGGCTACAAGGATGTCAGAGGATCCAGTCACCTTCAAGCCACCCAAAATGGACATTCCAGGCACAGATGGGAGGAAACAATCTCCACGTTCCCACAATATCAAACCTCGGGATCTGAACGTGCTCACTCCCACTGGGTTCTAG
- the CLTB gene encoding clathrin light chain B isoform X2: MADDFGFFSSSEGAGAEEDPAAAFLAQQESEIAGIENDEGFGPTDGEAAAAPGGQGAPPEQGFQNGGATVNGDVFQESNGPTDAYAAIAKADRLTQEPESIRKWREEQKKRLEELDAASKVTEQEWREKAKKDLEEWNLRQNEQMEKNRANNRASEEAFLKESKEETPGSEWEKVAQLCDFNPKSSKQSKDVSRMRSVLISLKQTPLSR; this comes from the exons ATGGCCGACGACTTCGGCTTCTTTTCCTCATCTGAGGGCGCCGGCGCCGAGGAGGACCCGGCCGCCGCCTTTCTGGCCCAGCAGGAGAGCGAGATCGCTGGCATCGAGAACGATGAGGGCTTTGGGCCGACCGACGGCGAggcggccgccgccccgggcGGGCAGGGGGCCCCACCGGAACAGG GTTTCCAGAATGGAGGAGCCACTGTCAATGGAGATGTCTTTCAG GAGTCCAACGGCCCCACGGATGCCTACGCAGCCATAGCCAAGGCTGACCGGCTGACCCAGGAACCCGAGAGCATCCGCAAGTGGAGGGAGGAGCAGAAGAAGcgcctggaggagctgg ATGCGGCATCGAAGGTGACTGAGCAGGAATGGCGTGAGAAGGCCAAGAAGGACCTGGAAGAGTGGAACCTGCGTCAGAATGAGCAGATGGAGAAGAACCGAGCAAACAACAG ggcctcGGAGGAAGCATTCCTGAAGGAGTCCAAGGAGGAGACCCCAGGCTCTGAGTGGGAGAAGGTGGCCCAGCTGTGTGATTTCAACCCCAAGAGCAGCAAGCAGAGCAAGGATGTCTCTCGGATGCGCTCGGTGCTCATCTCCCTCAAACAGACGCCCCTGTCCCGTTAG